Proteins encoded within one genomic window of Amycolatopsis nigrescens CSC17Ta-90:
- a CDS encoding nitroreductase family deazaflavin-dependent oxidoreductase produces the protein MTAQEKFRYLEPNRGHLLFGKGIAWLTRRGVSVWGSRVLSVRGRKSGEMRSVPVNLLPFEGEQYLVAARGVAHWVRNLRVAGEGELRVGRHVQGFTATELSDDDKPAVLRAYLKRWKFEVGMFFDGVDDKASDEELRRIAPGYPVFRIR, from the coding sequence ATGACCGCCCAGGAGAAGTTCCGTTACCTCGAGCCCAACCGTGGCCACCTGCTGTTCGGCAAGGGGATCGCGTGGCTGACCCGCCGCGGCGTCAGCGTCTGGGGCAGCAGGGTGCTGTCCGTGCGAGGCCGCAAGAGCGGCGAAATGCGCTCGGTCCCGGTCAACCTGCTCCCCTTCGAGGGCGAGCAGTACCTGGTCGCCGCGCGCGGTGTGGCGCACTGGGTGCGCAACCTGCGGGTCGCCGGCGAGGGGGAGCTGCGGGTCGGCCGCCACGTGCAGGGGTTCACCGCCACCGAGCTGTCCGATGACGATAAGCCGGCCGTGCTGCGCGCCTATCTCAAGCGCTGGAAGTTCGAGGTCGGCATGTTCTTCGACGGGGTGGACGACAAAGCGTCCGACGAGGAGCTTCGCCGGATCGCGCCCGGCTACCCGGTCTTCCGGATCCGCTGA
- a CDS encoding TetR/AcrR family transcriptional regulator translates to MPATRTARERARAELVQEIKDEARRQLAEVGAHGLSLRAVARALGMVSSALYRYFPSRDQLLTELIVDAYDAIGEAAEQADRPDEEPRHRWQLIWHAVRAWALKHPHEYALIYGSPIPGYQAPQDTVVPASRVVFALGRVLESAALRPASEGQGRSAALRRQTDDLAVRLESRLTGAELTRLLMAWSQLFGALNFELFGQFRGSVDPSDEFFTYTAQQMADFVGLR, encoded by the coding sequence ATGCCGGCCACCCGCACCGCCCGTGAACGAGCCCGCGCCGAACTGGTCCAGGAGATCAAGGACGAGGCCAGACGACAGCTGGCCGAAGTCGGCGCGCATGGGCTCTCCCTGCGCGCCGTGGCCAGGGCGCTCGGCATGGTGTCCTCCGCGCTCTACCGCTACTTCCCCAGCCGCGACCAGCTGCTCACCGAGCTGATCGTGGACGCGTACGACGCCATCGGCGAAGCCGCCGAACAAGCCGACCGCCCGGACGAGGAGCCACGTCATCGCTGGCAGCTCATCTGGCACGCCGTCCGCGCCTGGGCGCTGAAGCATCCGCACGAATACGCGCTGATCTACGGCTCGCCGATCCCCGGCTACCAGGCGCCGCAGGACACCGTCGTGCCGGCGAGCCGGGTCGTGTTCGCGCTGGGCCGGGTGCTCGAATCGGCCGCGCTGCGCCCGGCCTCCGAGGGGCAGGGCCGCTCGGCCGCGCTCCGGCGCCAGACCGACGACCTCGCCGTCAGGCTGGAGTCCAGGCTGACCGGCGCGGAGCTGACCAGGCTGCTGATGGCCTGGTCACAGCTGTTCGGCGCGCTCAACTTCGAGCTGTTCGGCCAGTTCCGCGGCAGCGTGGACCCGAGCGACGAGTTCTTCACCTACACCGCGCAGCAAATGGCCGATTTCGTCGGCCTCCGCTGA
- a CDS encoding TetR/AcrR family transcriptional regulator, translated as MPPKRLTRAESRERTRERLLSAAAELFAENGVNGASVEQIAERAGFSRGAFYGNFADKQELVVELLDQRMRRELAEVRALREGVRSFEEMLDRLRAWNSERARHLEDWFALRTELTLYALRNPEVRPKLAERERLARAAHAEGVRERLAATGAAAPADPEFLGLILHALEDGLLTQRFLCPDGIGDEVVVDAAELLLRSWTALGRDQTGPT; from the coding sequence GTGCCTCCGAAACGCCTGACCCGTGCGGAAAGCCGGGAGCGGACCAGGGAGCGGCTGCTGAGCGCCGCGGCCGAGCTGTTCGCCGAGAACGGGGTGAACGGCGCGTCGGTGGAGCAGATCGCCGAGCGGGCCGGGTTCAGCAGGGGCGCGTTCTATGGCAACTTCGCGGACAAGCAGGAACTGGTGGTGGAGCTGCTTGACCAGCGGATGCGCCGCGAACTGGCCGAGGTGCGCGCCCTGCGCGAAGGGGTGCGTTCCTTCGAGGAAATGCTCGACCGGCTGCGCGCGTGGAACTCGGAGCGGGCGCGGCATCTCGAGGACTGGTTCGCGTTGCGCACCGAGCTGACGCTGTACGCGCTGCGCAATCCCGAGGTGCGGCCGAAGCTCGCGGAGCGTGAACGGCTGGCCCGCGCGGCACACGCCGAGGGCGTGCGCGAACGGCTGGCCGCCACCGGCGCGGCGGCACCGGCCGACCCGGAGTTCCTCGGCCTGATCCTGCACGCGCTGGAGGACGGGCTGCTGACCCAGCGCTTCCTGTGCCCGGACGGCATCGGCGACGAGGTCGTGGTGGACGCGGCCGAGCTGCTGCTGCGCTCCTGGACCGCCCTCGGCCGCGACCAGACCGGCCCAACGTGA
- a CDS encoding GntR family transcriptional regulator — protein sequence MAESSIPRPAPLRAAVYDRVVERLSTGRLRPGEPITEAGLGQSLGVSRSPVREALLRLEAEGVLESFPARGFLVRPLDAVEAAELYPIIAELEGLAVRTSPAERSDVDVLRELDDRLLRATDPVEKWRLDTEFHERIVEHCPNATLRAMLASIRIRLSRYEITFMREGDRSVRSAGQHREILDALADGDRERAGAVIARNWDSALGMVLGWLSAERP from the coding sequence ATGGCGGAAAGTTCCATCCCGCGGCCGGCGCCCTTGCGCGCGGCCGTCTACGACCGAGTGGTCGAGCGGCTGTCCACCGGCCGGTTGCGGCCGGGTGAGCCGATCACCGAGGCCGGGCTCGGGCAGTCGCTCGGGGTCTCCCGGTCGCCGGTGCGCGAGGCGCTGCTGCGGCTGGAGGCGGAGGGTGTGCTGGAGTCGTTCCCGGCGCGCGGGTTCCTGGTCCGCCCGTTGGACGCGGTGGAGGCGGCCGAGCTGTACCCGATCATCGCCGAGCTGGAAGGGCTCGCGGTCCGCACCTCACCGGCCGAACGGTCCGATGTGGACGTTCTGCGGGAGCTGGACGACCGGCTGCTTCGGGCAACCGATCCGGTCGAGAAGTGGCGGCTGGACACCGAGTTCCACGAGCGCATCGTCGAACACTGTCCTAACGCGACACTTCGGGCGATGCTCGCCTCGATCCGGATCCGGCTGTCCCGCTACGAGATCACCTTCATGCGCGAAGGTGACCGGTCGGTGCGGTCGGCCGGGCAGCACCGGGAGATCCTGGACGCGCTGGCCGACGGCGACCGGGAACGGGCTGGGGCGGTGATCGCGCGGAACTGGGACAGCGCGCTCGGCATGGTGCTGGGCTGGCTTTCCGCCGAGCGGCCATAG
- a CDS encoding threonine ammonia-lyase — protein sequence MTTTQTPLSLDKIAGASAVIDRRLRDTPQYVDEQLTAAIGKEVLVKFETVNPLRSFKGRGASFILHELGLAAPDTVVCASSGNFGQAVAFTARERGMPAEVFVPAGANPVKVARIRSFGAEVTEVPGDGFAAKEAAKEHVERQPGRVFLEDGNQSAIAEGAGTIGVELLRDGPLDAVVLPIGDGALITGVATWLREHCPGAKVIGVCAEGAPAQERSFRAGRVVPGEPVRTIADGMSIRVPVPAAVQRIGALVDDIVLVSDQDLLDAMRLLADTLGQLVEPAGAAGIAAIRTHSLPGARLATVLTGANPRP from the coding sequence ATGACTACCACGCAGACCCCGCTCTCCCTGGACAAGATCGCCGGCGCCTCGGCGGTCATCGACCGGCGGCTGCGGGACACCCCGCAGTACGTCGACGAGCAGCTCACCGCGGCCATCGGCAAGGAAGTGCTGGTCAAGTTCGAAACGGTGAACCCGCTACGCAGCTTCAAGGGCCGCGGCGCGAGCTTCATCCTGCACGAACTCGGCCTGGCCGCCCCGGACACCGTGGTCTGCGCGTCCTCCGGCAACTTCGGTCAGGCGGTCGCCTTCACCGCACGGGAGCGCGGCATGCCCGCGGAGGTCTTCGTGCCGGCCGGGGCGAACCCGGTGAAGGTGGCCAGGATCCGGTCGTTCGGCGCCGAGGTGACCGAGGTGCCCGGAGACGGGTTCGCCGCCAAAGAGGCCGCCAAGGAGCACGTCGAGCGGCAGCCGGGCCGGGTATTTCTGGAGGACGGCAACCAGTCCGCGATCGCAGAGGGCGCCGGCACCATCGGGGTGGAACTGCTGCGCGACGGCCCGCTGGACGCCGTGGTGCTGCCGATCGGCGACGGCGCGTTGATCACCGGCGTGGCCACCTGGCTGCGCGAGCACTGCCCGGGGGCGAAGGTGATCGGCGTGTGCGCGGAGGGCGCGCCCGCACAGGAGCGCAGCTTCCGCGCCGGCCGGGTGGTCCCCGGGGAACCGGTGCGCACCATCGCCGACGGCATGTCCATCCGGGTTCCGGTGCCGGCCGCGGTGCAGCGGATCGGCGCACTGGTGGACGACATCGTGCTGGTCTCCGATCAGGACCTGCTGGACGCGATGCGGCTGCTCGCCGACACCCTCGGCCAGCTGGTCGAACCCGCGGGCGCGGCGGGCATCGCCGCGATCCGCACCCATTCCCTGCCCGGCGCCCGGCTGGCCACCGTACTCACCGGCGCCAACCCCCGCCCCTAA
- the argS gene encoding arginine--tRNA ligase gives MLHGDVGVELGRRVAAVVASVGAEITPAEALVRPSTRDGVDYQCNVAMSLGKKLGRVPRELAAEIVAGLDSADLVEHAEIAGPGFINLVLRREWLEEQASGLLGDERAGAAPVEHAHRVAIDYSSPNVAKEMHVGHLRSTIIGDAIARLLRFEGHEVIPHNHLGDWGTPFGMLIEHLLDDGAESVLSGHTISDLNGFYQEARKKFDADPAFATRSRERVVQLQGGDERTLALWQGLVDESARHFEQVYALLGVGLTPADLYGESFYNPYLAATIDELEAKGLTEISDGAVCVFPPGFSNREGERLPLILRKRDGGYGYAITDLATARYWTGEREATDLLYVVGSPQSQHFAMIFEVSRQAGWLTDERRAEHIGFGSILGEGGKTIKTRSGGSVKLAELLTEAISRAAAVVAERSELDAEEQAEVARAVGIGAVKYADLSGDREKDYTFDWDRMLAMDGNTAVYLQYANARIASILRKAGEEPVPGTPVVLGEPAERALLLTLLRFPAAVSAATESYAPHKLCTYLYETATAFSAFYENCPILAERTPADIRASRLVLAKLTSNVLTLGLSLLGIEAPSRL, from the coding sequence GTGCTGCACGGCGATGTGGGTGTGGAGCTCGGGCGGCGCGTGGCGGCGGTGGTGGCGTCGGTGGGCGCGGAGATCACCCCGGCCGAGGCGCTGGTCCGTCCGTCCACCCGGGACGGTGTGGACTACCAGTGCAACGTGGCGATGAGTCTCGGCAAGAAGCTGGGGCGGGTGCCGCGTGAGCTGGCTGCCGAGATCGTGGCCGGGTTGGACTCGGCCGATCTGGTGGAGCACGCGGAGATCGCCGGGCCCGGGTTCATCAACCTGGTGCTGCGGCGCGAGTGGCTGGAGGAGCAGGCGTCCGGGCTGCTCGGGGACGAGCGTGCCGGTGCCGCGCCGGTGGAGCACGCGCACCGGGTCGCCATCGACTACAGCAGCCCGAACGTGGCCAAGGAGATGCACGTCGGGCACCTGCGCTCGACGATCATCGGGGACGCGATCGCGCGCCTGCTGCGCTTCGAGGGGCACGAGGTTATCCCGCACAACCACCTCGGCGACTGGGGCACCCCGTTCGGCATGCTGATCGAGCACCTGCTCGACGACGGCGCGGAGAGTGTCCTAAGTGGACATACGATCAGCGATCTGAACGGTTTCTACCAGGAGGCGCGCAAGAAGTTCGATGCCGACCCGGCCTTCGCCACCCGCTCCCGCGAGCGCGTGGTGCAGCTGCAGGGCGGGGACGAGCGCACGCTGGCCCTGTGGCAGGGCCTGGTGGACGAGTCCGCGCGGCACTTCGAGCAGGTGTACGCGCTGCTCGGCGTCGGCCTCACCCCGGCGGACCTCTACGGCGAGAGCTTCTACAACCCGTACCTGGCCGCGACCATCGACGAGCTCGAAGCCAAGGGGCTGACCGAGATCAGTGACGGCGCGGTGTGCGTGTTCCCGCCCGGGTTCAGCAACCGCGAGGGCGAGCGGCTGCCGCTGATCCTGCGCAAGCGCGACGGCGGCTACGGCTACGCGATCACCGACCTGGCCACGGCCCGGTACTGGACCGGCGAGCGTGAGGCGACGGATCTGCTCTACGTGGTGGGTTCCCCGCAGTCGCAGCACTTCGCGATGATCTTCGAGGTGTCCAGGCAGGCGGGCTGGCTCACCGACGAGCGCCGCGCCGAGCACATCGGCTTCGGCTCGATCCTCGGCGAGGGCGGCAAGACCATCAAGACCAGGTCCGGCGGCTCGGTCAAGCTGGCCGAGCTGCTCACCGAGGCGATCTCGCGGGCCGCCGCGGTGGTGGCCGAGCGCAGTGAGCTGGATGCCGAGGAGCAGGCCGAGGTGGCCCGCGCGGTCGGGATCGGCGCGGTGAAGTACGCGGACCTGTCCGGGGACCGGGAGAAGGACTACACCTTCGACTGGGACCGGATGCTCGCGATGGACGGCAACACGGCGGTCTACCTGCAGTACGCGAACGCCCGGATCGCCTCGATCCTGCGCAAGGCCGGCGAGGAGCCCGTGCCGGGCACGCCGGTGGTGCTCGGCGAACCGGCCGAGCGCGCGCTGCTGCTGACCCTGCTGCGGTTCCCGGCCGCCGTCTCCGCGGCAACGGAAAGCTATGCGCCGCACAAGCTCTGCACCTACCTGTACGAGACGGCGACCGCGTTCTCCGCGTTCTACGAGAACTGTCCGATCCTGGCCGAGCGCACCCCCGCCGACATCCGGGCCTCCCGCCTGGTGCTGGCGAAACTCACCTCCAACGTGCTCACCCTCGGCCTCTCGCTCCTCGGCATCGAAGCCCCCTCCCGCCTCTGA
- a CDS encoding urea carboxylase-associated family protein, giving the protein MASVPAAYRPNPGSVLDPDRAFYDRLAEQTEGRELVERFVLPIRSGRAWEVPAGHLCRVLTQEGPQVGDFNVWNRHNPRERLWAARTRQLQRAHVSRYDRLWSTLPYLRPLLTVTNDTLESYGVDDDGGRVHDLLGSRCDPYVNRLLTGVDFDLHCHSNLVRAVAPYGLTEFDVHDVLNIFQCTGLNDEDRYFMKPSPAKPGDFFEFFAEQDLLCALSTCPGGDLSVPLWGPDARDPIDVCRPLAVEVHRPPAGLTGGWSPPPVAPYRGGHGLRLA; this is encoded by the coding sequence ATGGCTTCCGTTCCCGCCGCTTATCGACCGAACCCGGGCAGCGTGCTGGACCCGGACCGCGCCTTCTACGACCGGCTCGCCGAGCAGACCGAAGGGCGCGAGCTCGTCGAGCGGTTCGTGTTGCCGATCCGGTCCGGGCGGGCATGGGAGGTGCCGGCCGGGCACCTGTGCCGGGTGCTCACCCAGGAAGGCCCGCAGGTCGGCGACTTCAACGTGTGGAACCGGCACAACCCTCGCGAGCGACTGTGGGCGGCGCGCACGCGCCAGCTCCAGCGCGCGCACGTCAGCAGGTACGACCGGCTCTGGTCCACCCTGCCGTACCTGCGCCCGCTGCTCACCGTCACCAACGACACGCTGGAGTCCTACGGCGTGGACGACGACGGCGGCAGGGTGCACGACCTGCTCGGCTCGCGCTGCGACCCGTACGTGAACCGGCTGCTCACCGGCGTGGACTTCGACCTGCACTGCCATTCGAACCTGGTGCGCGCGGTGGCGCCGTACGGGCTGACCGAGTTCGACGTGCACGACGTGCTGAACATCTTCCAGTGCACCGGGCTGAACGACGAGGACCGCTACTTCATGAAGCCGTCCCCGGCGAAACCCGGTGACTTCTTTGAGTTCTTCGCCGAGCAGGACCTGCTGTGTGCGTTGTCCACCTGCCCCGGCGGCGACCTTTCGGTGCCGCTTTGGGGCCCGGACGCGCGTGACCCGATCGACGTCTGCCGCCCGCTGGCGGTCGAGGTGCACCGCCCGCCCGCCGGGCTGACCGGCGGCTGGTCCCCGCCGCCGGTGGCGCCCTATCGCGGCGGGCACGGGCTGCGGCTGGCCTGA
- a CDS encoding VOC family protein gives MRVHELGHVVLYVRNLERSTAFYRDVLGWHQPVPPENSPLPAKVAVFSAPSGRTHHELLLIEVGEDAAKIPEGRRVGLYHFGLKIGDSDDELREALERLTEAGATVLGSSDHTVTHSLYIADPDGNEVELYVDMPGVDWRSDPSLIAAPVKPLTL, from the coding sequence GTGCGGGTCCACGAACTCGGACATGTTGTGCTCTATGTCCGGAATCTCGAACGGTCCACCGCCTTCTACCGCGACGTGCTCGGCTGGCACCAGCCGGTGCCGCCGGAGAACAGCCCGCTGCCGGCGAAGGTCGCCGTCTTCTCCGCACCGTCCGGGCGAACCCACCACGAGCTGCTGCTGATCGAGGTCGGCGAGGACGCCGCGAAGATCCCGGAGGGCCGCCGGGTCGGCCTCTACCACTTCGGCCTGAAGATCGGCGACAGCGACGACGAACTGCGCGAGGCGCTGGAACGGCTGACCGAGGCCGGCGCCACCGTGCTCGGTTCCAGCGACCACACCGTCACGCACAGCCTCTACATCGCCGACCCCGACGGCAACGAAGTCGAGCTGTACGTGGACATGCCCGGGGTGGACTGGCGTTCGGACCCGAGCCTGATCGCGGCCCCGGTCAAGCCGCTCACCCTCTGA
- a CDS encoding TetR/AcrR family transcriptional regulator: MAEQRGPVKTRRRGQELLDAIYQAVLAELAEAGFRGLTMDGIAERAGTGRMPLYRRWSRSEDLVLDALEHALASTTAPADTGDLRADLLGHFRQLTEQLLAGTLGRALGAVIGERGRYPELVDAIRDRLLQPRQEAMTATLLAAAARGEIEESVVTPEICAAGPALIVVHNLINGSPPTGPELEAIVDNVVLPALRFRG; this comes from the coding sequence GTGGCGGAGCAGCGCGGGCCGGTGAAGACCAGGCGCCGGGGACAGGAACTGCTGGACGCGATCTACCAGGCCGTGCTGGCGGAACTGGCCGAGGCCGGGTTCCGCGGGCTGACCATGGACGGCATCGCCGAGCGGGCCGGCACCGGCCGGATGCCGCTGTACCGCCGTTGGAGCCGGTCCGAAGACCTGGTGCTGGACGCGCTGGAGCACGCGTTGGCAAGTACCACGGCCCCGGCCGACACCGGTGACCTCCGCGCCGACCTGCTCGGGCACTTCCGGCAGCTGACCGAGCAGCTGCTGGCGGGCACGCTGGGGCGGGCGCTCGGCGCGGTGATCGGCGAGCGCGGCCGCTATCCCGAGCTGGTGGACGCCATCCGGGACCGGCTGCTGCAACCGCGGCAGGAGGCGATGACGGCCACCCTGCTGGCCGCGGCCGCTCGCGGGGAGATCGAGGAAAGTGTTGTCACGCCGGAGATCTGCGCCGCCGGGCCGGCGCTGATCGTGGTGCACAACCTGATCAACGGAAGTCCGCCGACCGGGCCGGAACTCGAGGCGATCGTGGACAACGTGGTGCTGCCCGCGTTGCGGTTCAGAGGGTGA
- a CDS encoding cytochrome P450 family protein, which yields MSEAPFSFPANPHTYLDQLGETGPPRQITLNGKEVWLLSRHADVRACLADPRLSLPTVYAINSGQEPPLAGLFRNTMLGSEPPEHTRLRRLISNAFTVRRVEALRPRVQAITDDLLDRIAPLGHAELVHDLALPLPVLVTAELLGIPEADRLDFRLWSDTMLWPGDGPDPAGRAREAGENLWRYIEKLTEDKREAPGDDLISALVSAGDEDRLSYQEVVATGRFMLVSGYETTANLLGNAILALLLHPDQLALLRREPGLIKQATEELLRYAGPGIINVRIAEREVRLGTAVIRPGQQVVMDLAAANQDPAHFRDGSILDITRTPNPHLQFGHGIHHCLGAPLARVEAQVAIGSVLRRFPDLGLAVDPGEIGYRQHVFLHSLVELPVRFGAAAATLEAAIG from the coding sequence ATGAGCGAAGCCCCCTTCTCCTTCCCCGCAAACCCGCACACCTACCTCGACCAGCTCGGTGAAACCGGGCCGCCACGGCAGATCACGCTGAACGGCAAGGAGGTCTGGCTGCTTTCGCGGCACGCCGACGTCCGGGCCTGCCTCGCCGACCCCCGGCTGTCGCTGCCCACCGTCTACGCGATCAACTCCGGGCAGGAACCGCCGCTGGCCGGGCTGTTCCGGAACACGATGCTGGGTAGCGAGCCGCCCGAGCACACCCGGCTGCGGCGGCTGATCTCCAACGCGTTCACCGTCCGCCGGGTGGAGGCCCTGCGCCCCCGCGTCCAGGCGATCACCGACGACCTGCTGGACCGGATCGCCCCGCTCGGCCACGCCGAACTGGTTCACGACCTGGCACTGCCGCTGCCGGTGCTGGTCACCGCCGAACTGCTCGGCATCCCGGAAGCCGACCGGCTGGACTTCCGGCTTTGGTCGGACACCATGCTGTGGCCTGGCGACGGGCCGGACCCGGCCGGCCGGGCGCGGGAGGCGGGCGAGAACCTCTGGCGGTACATCGAAAAGCTCACCGAAGACAAGCGCGAGGCCCCGGGTGACGACCTGATCAGCGCGCTCGTCTCGGCCGGGGACGAGGACCGGCTCAGCTACCAGGAGGTGGTCGCGACCGGCCGGTTCATGCTGGTCTCCGGCTACGAGACGACCGCGAACCTGCTCGGCAACGCGATACTGGCGCTGCTGCTGCACCCGGACCAGCTCGCGTTGCTCCGGCGCGAGCCCGGTCTGATCAAGCAGGCCACCGAGGAACTGCTCCGCTACGCCGGACCGGGCATCATCAACGTCCGGATCGCCGAGCGGGAGGTGCGGCTCGGTACCGCGGTGATCCGCCCCGGCCAGCAGGTGGTCATGGACCTGGCCGCGGCGAACCAGGACCCCGCACACTTCCGGGACGGGTCCATTTTGGACATAACCAGGACGCCCAACCCGCACCTGCAGTTCGGGCACGGCATCCACCACTGCCTCGGCGCGCCGCTGGCCAGGGTCGAGGCGCAGGTCGCGATCGGGTCGGTACTGCGGCGTTTCCCCGACCTCGGACTCGCCGTCGATCCCGGCGAGATCGGCTACCGCCAGCACGTGTTCCTGCACTCGCTGGTCGAACTGCCGGTACGGTTCGGCGCCGCCGCGGCTACCCTCGAAGCCGCCATTGGCTGA
- a CDS encoding dienelactone hydrolase family protein produces MSDRVDQVPVSGGAFDLPVWLPEGGSGPGLVLIQEIFGLDDYLRSVAADLAALGYVVAVPELFWRIEPNWVSTHDEAGVAASMAVVSRFDAELGASDVLAALAHLRSLPEVTGGAGVFGFCLGGALAFAAAAAADPDVAVSFYGSSVPDQVGLLDQVSCPILFHFGGQDPYIPREAVQRVVDAVQGHEGAEIHVQEQAGHAFHNHSAPMFHHPEAAAEAWRLTTEFLARTLPA; encoded by the coding sequence ATGAGCGATCGGGTGGACCAGGTGCCGGTGTCCGGCGGTGCCTTCGACCTGCCGGTATGGCTGCCGGAGGGCGGTAGCGGCCCCGGCCTGGTGCTGATCCAGGAGATCTTCGGCCTTGACGACTACCTGCGCTCGGTGGCCGCGGACCTGGCCGCGCTCGGGTACGTGGTCGCGGTGCCCGAGCTGTTCTGGCGGATCGAACCGAACTGGGTCTCCACCCACGACGAAGCCGGGGTCGCCGCTTCGATGGCGGTGGTGAGCCGGTTCGACGCCGAACTGGGCGCCTCCGACGTGCTCGCCGCGCTCGCGCACCTGCGGTCGCTGCCCGAGGTGACCGGCGGCGCCGGCGTTTTCGGCTTCTGCCTCGGCGGAGCGCTCGCCTTCGCCGCCGCCGCGGCGGCCGATCCCGACGTCGCGGTGTCCTTCTACGGCTCGAGCGTGCCGGACCAGGTGGGCCTGCTCGACCAGGTCTCCTGCCCGATCCTGTTCCACTTCGGCGGCCAGGACCCCTATATCCCGCGCGAAGCGGTGCAGCGCGTTGTCGATGCCGTCCAAGGCCACGAAGGGGCGGAGATCCACGTGCAGGAGCAGGCCGGGCACGCCTTCCACAACCACTCGGCGCCGATGTTCCACCACCCCGAGGCCGCCGCCGAAGCCTGGCGGCTCACCACCGAGTTCCTCGCCCGCACCCTGCCCGCCTGA
- a CDS encoding helix-turn-helix domain-containing protein, giving the protein MPGNRSGELLATLPRRLGEMLAPHAGAIASAIIAEVQRTVPAYSQPLDGAVGRVLVDSVEQAVLQCMRCVGNPEMSNEQWVELFRARGKIEFDEGRNMDALQTAARVGGRVAWRYISPLIKRFGFPVDDVAIAAEAIFAYVDELSSTAVEGYHEAQTRGSGASELRRRQLLELILTAPESSTLTIASLAKVVDWTVPEQLSVVALRQVEPGRGFPAELLSGKVLVDLESEQPCLLTADPRRHLSSLEGCWHGWRAAVSPSVALADAPAALRTARRALELLDADDQRPVIWCQDHLATLWLLAEDFLAAELAKRSLDPFETLTEKQRDRLSETLLAWLETRGGAPEIAKRLDVHPQTVRARLHQLEQLFGDRLNDPDNRLDMQLALRSQRLVHKIDPVF; this is encoded by the coding sequence ATGCCGGGAAACAGAAGTGGCGAACTGCTGGCGACGCTGCCAAGGCGGCTCGGCGAGATGCTGGCGCCGCACGCGGGCGCCATCGCGAGCGCGATCATCGCCGAGGTCCAGCGGACCGTGCCGGCCTATTCGCAGCCGCTGGACGGGGCGGTCGGCAGGGTGCTGGTCGACTCGGTCGAGCAGGCCGTGCTGCAGTGCATGCGGTGCGTCGGAAACCCGGAGATGTCCAACGAGCAGTGGGTCGAGCTGTTCCGCGCGCGCGGCAAGATCGAGTTCGACGAAGGCCGCAACATGGACGCGTTGCAGACCGCGGCCAGGGTCGGCGGCCGGGTCGCCTGGCGCTACATCTCACCGCTGATCAAGCGGTTCGGCTTCCCGGTGGACGATGTCGCGATCGCCGCCGAGGCCATTTTCGCCTATGTGGACGAGCTTTCCTCGACCGCGGTGGAGGGCTACCACGAGGCGCAGACCCGGGGCAGCGGCGCGTCCGAGCTCCGCCGCCGCCAGTTGCTGGAACTGATCCTGACCGCGCCGGAGTCCTCCACGCTGACCATCGCCAGCCTGGCGAAGGTGGTCGACTGGACGGTGCCGGAGCAGCTGTCCGTGGTGGCGCTGCGGCAGGTCGAGCCAGGCCGCGGCTTCCCGGCCGAGCTGCTGTCCGGAAAGGTGCTGGTGGACCTGGAAAGCGAGCAGCCGTGCCTGCTCACCGCCGACCCGCGCCGGCACCTGAGCAGCCTCGAAGGATGCTGGCACGGCTGGCGGGCCGCCGTTTCGCCGTCGGTCGCCCTCGCCGACGCCCCGGCCGCGCTGCGGACCGCGCGCCGGGCGCTCGAACTGCTCGACGCCGACGACCAGCGGCCGGTCATCTGGTGCCAGGACCACCTGGCCACGCTCTGGCTGCTGGCCGAGGACTTCCTGGCCGCCGAGCTGGCCAAGCGCAGCCTGGACCCGTTCGAGACATTGACCGAGAAGCAGCGGGACCGGCTCAGCGAAACGCTGCTGGCCTGGCTGGAGACGCGCGGCGGGGCGCCGGAGATCGCGAAACGGCTGGACGTGCACCCGCAGACCGTGCGGGCCAGGTTGCACCAGCTGGAGCAGCTTTTCGGCGATCGGCTCAACGACCCGGACAACCGCCTCGACATGCAGCTCGCGCTGCGCTCACAGCGGCTGGTGCACAAGATCGACCCGGTGTTCTAG